TGATTTGGGGACGTAGCTCAATTGGGAGAGCACTGCCTTTGCAAGGCAGGGGTTGAGGGTTCGACTCCCTTCGTCTCCACTTGTTTGTGATGGTGTGTGAGGAGTTTCGGCTCGCTCTCACGCAAATTTTGGGTTGTCGGGTTCTGGCCCCTTGAACGAAAGTTCATCGCCGCTAGAATGCCCCTCCCGCTCAGGTTTGAAGCAATTTCGAATGTCCGCCGAACCGGTTGCCATCGTGCCCTGTTCCGCCCACAGTTGGATTTGCCTCTTGAGTTGCTCGGTGCTTGTTTGTGGTGCCTTTCGCTGTAAAGTGAAGGGCCAAAACAGTTTCGAGTGGCTCAAATAAGAAACCTGAGCTGACCCCCTTGCGTGTTTTTGAGTGAGTCGCAATATTAACGCCTCACGAAGAGAATGTTGGGTTTCGCCGCTGACGCGATTCGCAATAAAAGTTTTTCGAGTGCTCAACAAACAGCCTGTTGACAGTCGAAAACAAGTTCTCTAAGATACTGGGCTCCCACTGAGACAACCTCTTGGTGTGAGTGGTTTGGTTTGCTGATCGCAAGCAATATTCGGCTTGGCCGAGTATTGCTTCTGCTCAGTGAGCGGAGACCAGGCGAAGGCCTTTAATTAGTCCTTCGCCTTGTTCATTGACAATCTGGTTGTTTGGTAGATGGCATCTTTGTGAAGATGCTTGATGATCAAAATCAAATCGAGCTTCGGCTTGGTGAGGTGATGAAAGTTAAGTGTCTGTCACGGTCTCTAATAAAGCGCGACTTGGTTGATGGCTTCGGCTGTCAACTAGAGTCAAAAGACAGATTTGAGAACTATTGTTACTTTGCAGATCTATTTGAACCCTAAGATTCACGTCTTAGGTCATTCAAGTTGAAAATGCAGTAGCTGCCGCAGTTCAAGATGCACCCAGCTCAGATTTCGGTCTTAGCATTGAGTGAGAGTTTTGGATATTTGTGGTCAAGCTATTAAGGGCACATGGGGGATGTCTTGGCGTCAGAAGGCGACGACGGGCGTGGAAAACTGCGAAAAGCTAGGGGTAGCTGTTAAACAAGTTGTGATCCCTAGATTCCCTAATTATTGCATACTGAATCCATAGGTATGCAAGGCCAACCCAGGGAACTGAAACATCTCAGTACCTGGTGGAAAAGAAAGAAAAATCGATTTCGTTAGTAGCGGCGAGCGAAAGCGAAAGAGCCCAAACCGCGGAGGTTTTCCTCTGCGGGGTTGTAGGGCCGTTCACATGAGAGTTACAAAGTCATTGACTAACAGAATGGCAAGGAAAGGCCAACCACAGAGGGTGACAGTCCCGTAAGTGAAAGTCATATGATCTCTCGAGCGGTACCTGAGTAAGTCGAGTCACGTGAAACCTCGACTGAATCCACGGGGACCATCCCGTAAGGCTAAATACTCTCTGACGACCGATAGCGAACTCAGTAAGGCGACTGAAAGATGAGAAGAACCCCGTCGAGGGGAGGATAGTGAACCTGAAACCATGTGCCTACAAGCGGTCGGAGCACTATGATCTTCGGATAACGTGTGACGGCGTGCCTTTTGCATAATGATCCGGCGAGTTACCGTCAGCGGCTCGGTTAAGGTCTTACGGACCGAAGCCAAAGGGAAACCGAGTCTGAATAGGGCGACTATGTCGCTGGCGGTAGACCCGAAACTGCGTGATCTACCCATGAGCAGGTTGAAGCGCGGGTTAAACTGCGTGGAGGACCGAACCCACTTGGGTTGAAAACCGAGGGGATGACTTGTGGGGAGGAGTGAAAGTCTAATCAAACGCAGAGATAGCTGGTTCTCTCCGAAATAGATTGAGGTCTAGCCTCAAGGAACTACTTAGTAGGGGTAGAGAGACTGAATTGGCATGGGGGCCCTTCCAGGCTACCCAGCCGAGCCAAACTCCGAATACTATTAAGACTACCTTGGGAGTAAGACCGCGAGGGATAAGCTTCGCGGTCGAGAGGGAAACAACCCAGACCATCAGCTAAGGTCCCTAAGTAATACTCAGTCACTAAGGAAGTGAAGTTGCAGTGACAGCCAGGATGTTGGCTTAGAAGCAGCCACCATTTAAAAAGTGCGTAACAGCTTACTGGTCGAGCAATTTCGCGCCAATAATGATCGGGAGTAAGTATTACACCGAAGCAATGGACTCGTAAGAGTGGTAGGAGAGCGTTGTACGCCAGATACAAGCCATACGGAAACGAATGGTCTCGGGGCGTACAAGTGATTATGCCGGAATGAGTAACGATAAAACAGGTGAGAATCCTGTTCGCCGAAAGCCTAAGGTTTCCTGGGGAAGGGAAATCCGCCCAGGGTTAGCCGGTACCTTAGTCGAGGCCGAAAGGCGTAGACGATGGATAGCAGGTCAACATTCCTGCGCTGGCGTGATGAACTGATGGAGTGACGGCGTCTGAATGGTGAGCGGTACGACTAGAAATGTCCGTAGGGTACAGTGAGTCAGGGGATAGGCAAATCCGCCCCGTACGACAAGCTGTAAACTCGAGAGCATCCAAGTTCTCGAAGTCACTTGCAAGACGTCCAAGAAAAACTTCTAAGGGTTAAAGTCACGACAACCGTACTAAAACTGACACAGGTAGGCGAGACGAGGAGTCTAAGGCGCTCGGGAGAACGGTGGTTAAGGAACTCTGCAAAATGACCCCGTAAGTTCGCGATAAGGGGTGCCTCCGCGAGGAGGCCGCAGTGAATCGGCTCTAGCGACTGTTTATCAAAAACACAGGACTCTGCTAACACGTAAGTGGATGTATAGAGTCTGACGCCTGCCCGGTGCTAGTAGGTTAAGGAAGAAGGTTAGCGAAAGCGAAGCTTGCGACCGAAGCCCTAGTAAACGGCGGCCGTAACTATGACGGTCCTAAGGTAGCGAAGTTCCTTGTCGGGTAAGTTCCGACCTGCATGAATGGCGTAACGACTGGAGCACTGTCTCAACCACGGACCCGGTGAAATTGTAGCCGTGGTGAAGATGCCACGTTCCCGCGGTTAGACGGAAAGACCCCATGAACCTTTACTGTAGGCAGGTATTGGGCTGAGGTATGTTTTGTGTAGGATAAGTGGGAGGCTATGAAGGGGTAGCGCCAGCTATCTCTGAGCCGTCGTTGAAATACCACTCTGAATATGCTTTAGTTCTAACTTTGACCCGTGAAACCGGGCAAAGGACATTTCCTGTTGGGCAGTTTGACTGGGGCGGTCTCCTCCAAAAGAGTAACGGAGGAGTGCAAAGGTACACTCAGCCTGGTTGGCAATCAGGCTTTGAGCGCAAGGGTAAAAGTGTGCTTGACTGCGAGACAAATAAGTCGAGCAGGTGCGAAAGCAGGTCCTAGTGATCCGGTGATTCCGAATGGAAGGGTCATCGCTCATCAGATAAAAGGTACTCTGGGGATAACAGGCTGATCGCTACCGAGCGTCCACAGCGGCGTAGCGGTTTGGCACCTCGATGTCGGCTCATCACATCCTGGGGGTGAAGAAGCTCCCAAGGGTTTGGCTGTTCGCCAATGAAAGTGGTACGTGAGCTGGGTTCAGACCGTCGTGAGACAGGTCGGTCCCTATCTGCCGTGGGCGTACGAAATTTGAGGAGGTTCTTCTTTAGTACGAGAGGATTTAGAAGGACGAAGCTCTGGTGTACCAGTTGTCACGCTAGTGGCACGGCTGGATAGCTAACTTCGGAAAAGATAAACGCTGAAAGCATCTAAGCGTGAAGCTCTCTCCAAGATCAGATTTCGTAGTACCTAGTACGAGAGTCCCCAAGAAGACGACTTGGTTGATAGGATGGATGTGTAAGTGTAGTAATATACTTAGCTAACCATTACTAATGGACGAACGCTTGGCCACATATATTCAACACTCTCCTGAGGCAGCTACTAACGAAAGTGCGTAGTTCTCAGCTGTAGAGATCAGTCGCAACATATATGTTGCGGGAAAGGTTGTCTGAATGCTTTTCAGACACCACCCATCTACCAAACACAGATTTGCCACTACTGGTTTTACCGTCAGTAGTGGTACTTCCCGGTGACCATATCAAAAAGGAAACACCTGTTCCCATCCCGAACACAGCAGTTAAGCTTTTTGAGCCGATGATAGTGCAACAAACGCGAAAGTAGGTATCGCCGGGGTTTTTATAACAATTAAACCTCACAGAGTTCAAAAGACTCTGTGAGGTTTTTTTGTGCGCGCATCGTATCCAGCCAGATCAATGGCGTTCTTTTTCTGACCATCGCTCATCGCTGTCGCGCTAATCTTGCCGGAAGTCTTCAGCGAGACTTGCATTTCCCCTGGTTGGAATCGAAGAGGATTCCTGCCCTCTTTGGTTCTTGGTGAACTTGCCGAGTCAGCTTGGGAAGGTTCCTCGAGAGTCCAATAATTTGACTCCGCTTGGGCCGAGCTGCTTTCGATCTCTGCTCTGCTAATGTGCCCGACTTTTGTTTCTAGTTACTCGGCACTTTCCAGCTTACTTTGCTGAGGATGCTGGCGAATCAAGGAGAAGTCGGTCGGCCTGCTGGAGCAGCGTGAGCGATGGTTTTGCTGCTGCTTGTTGCTGGGTGCTGGAATCGGCTGCCGTTGTCGTTCCACCACAGTGGGGGCAGGTGACATTCCGGCCCAGATACTGCACGCGAATTCGCAAATGACGCCCACAGGTGGGGCATTCCTGGTAGAAGAATGTAGCCAGGTGCATGCGAGATCCTCCGCGTGCTAGAAAAGCGTTATGTGAGAAGAGGGTCGCATTGTAGCGATTGGTCGGATGCGGTGCAAGAAAAGACGCCGTCAAGTTTCAGCGAAGGATTCGCTGTGGCACCTTAGTGCTTTCCATGGCTGCTTGCACCCCAGACAAGTCGCTACTCCATGCGATCGGGTTGGCCAGTTCTACGGCGAGGCAGGTGTTTGGGTTCGCCCCGTCAGTGGGGAATTCGACAGATACTCACACCAGCGCTTCGAAGTTGATAGCCGGATGGATTTTGCGACGCTTCTCTCACGCGGAAGTTTTCCCGGGCTATCGAAGATTTTGGCTGCTCGCGTCAGTGAAGTCAGCCAGGTTTTGCCAGTCGCAGCCGCTGATGCTTCAGAGATATTCAGCGGATCGTTTTTGCGGAGATTCGGCCGAGTTACTTGGGGTCGACCCGCAGTTTCACACGATACTCGCCTGGGAACTGATAGCCTTCACCAGCGTAGTCTCCCTGCATCCCCACGGCCAGTTGCAAGAGCCCTGAAGATTTCGCTGTAAAGTTAAGCGAGCGACCAACTTTGAACACGGTTCCCTTGTCCCCAATTTTGGCAACTAGGCAGCCGCCAGGAATTTGGTTGGGGATATACCAGCCGTAATTCGGTCCGCCGTCGGGGGTGCTCATCGAGTTGGTGCCCCACGGAGACATCACAATCGTTCCGTCGGCCTTGATCGAAATTTTATCGCCGGCCTGAACACGAATTCCGGTGCTCTTGAACGTACGCTGCGCCAGATTTTCGCCGGGAACGCTGAGGCTGCGTCGAAAAGATTCTTTCAATCCGCTGTCCCGTTCGCCACGTTTCACGTCGGCGAGCGACACTTTCAGGGGGCCGTATTTGCTGGCCAGTTCAAAATTTTGGGGAGAAACCTTGCCCGTGACGGTGAAATCCGTGGTTACAACGGTGTCGAGACGAATCCAAGGCTGGGCAGCTCCCTCGCCACCTTCGTCGAGATCTTCCGATTCCTCGGCCTGCTCTTCGATTTCTTTCAAAATCTCCCCGATGTGCCGCTTAATTTCAGCGTTGTCGCTTGCAACGAATCGCACGATTTCGTTTTGAACGCCGATTCCCATGGCCGAAAGCTCTTTGTGAGCTGCTTCGCGCGATTGGTAGTCGTCGCCACCCAGTTGCTCGACCAAGGTTTCGATTTTTTTGATCTGCTCGGGATAGCTATCCAGCCCAGGAGTAAAGCTGCGAATCTTGTTAATGGGCACTACGAGTTTGCCAAAAGTGGTTTCCACCGTAATTTCTTCGACGGATAGATCGCCGGTCAAAATGCTGCCGTCGAGCAAATGCAGCCGAACTTGGCGTGGAGGGACCTCTTTGACAGGTGCCCGAGGAATATCGATTTCGGGTTCCTCTTTGTTTTCGGGCTTATCGGCCGGGGTTTCTGCGGCAGCTGGTTTCTTCTCGGCGGCGACATCGGCGGCGGCTTCATCGATTTCTACTGCGATGGCGCGTTCAGCTCGCGGCTCGCCGAGAATCTCCTGACCGCTCGACGAGGCCGTTGATTGGAAGAAAACGGCAAAACCGACGAGGGGGATCAACCACAAGTTTGAGCGGCATTTCACGGGAAAAATCTCCGAAACGAAGAGCGGTGACTCGGGCGATCGATGGCAGGCCATCATGGCTGGCAAGATGACAAGGTCGCGCAAGCTGTGCGGTAAGACCTTATTGTCATCAGTCGCCGAGGCATTTTCCACTCGGCAACGTAAAACTTCTCGTCACAACGGTGTAACGTGCAAAAACGTTACAACTGGCCAAAAAAATGACCCGAAGTTAGTGGCTTAGATGCCAGCAGAGGTTCACACCAAGTGGTTCAGCGCTAAGCCGACACTGAGCTCGCGAAATTCCGCCCAATTCGCGAATGCGATCGAGATCCGATTCGTTTCGATAACGCAGGTACCAATTTCCAATCCATTCCATGTAGCCACGGGTGGGATTGGAGTGGCTGAACTGGAAAACGAGGGATTCGCCGCCGGGGGCGAGATGGGCGACGAAAGTGGCGAGCATCGCTGCCGCTTGTTGATCGTCGAAATAGTCGAAAAGTCCCGTGCAGTAGATGCGATTTGCGCCGGCGATTAGCGCCTGGTCGGTTGGTCGCTTGGGAAGTCGCAGTAAATTTGTCGCCGCGAGTTGCAGCTGCTGAGGCTGAACTAGTTCCAGAAGCGGGGTCCAGGCCGCTTCGATCGCGCGAGGATCGAGGTCGAGCAGCACCAGCGAAAGTTTCTCACGATCTTTTTCGGTCAGTTTTTGCAGGGCATCGAGCACATCGAGGGCACTTGCGCAGCCGATCACCACAATTTTTAGGTGATTGGCTCCGCTACTTGCTGCAGCAACAATGTCGCTCGAAACCATGTGCATCCGATTTCGGACTGCTGCTGGGGCGGCTTGAGCTTGGAAAAACTTGTCGAACCAGCGTCCCAGGGGGTGAGGAGAATGGACTTCGCGAAAAATTTTCGCGAGCATCTCGAAATCGCCAGCATAGCCGCGTGGTTTTTCACGTGCGTGCCGCTGAAGATCCCCTACTTCGAGCCATGTTCTGGCGATATTCCAGAGTCCAGCCGACGGACCCCGATTGGCTTCACCGACGAGCCCCGTTTGCTCGAGGGTTGCTAGGCAGCGCGACATGGCTCGCTCGATTCCAGCGTAGGCAATTTCGCCATCGGACCACTGCGAACTTGCCGCTTCGAGAGGGGCCAGATCACTGAGCAGATTTTCGGCCGCCGTTATGATGAGACGCTCGATTTCGGCATCACGCGGCGCTGCTTCGATCGGAAAAAACGAGGTCATACCGCCGACCTCTCGCGCGAAACGAGTTCCGGCCAAATAGGCTCGCGGTACATTTGCTCGATTACAGCGGCATAGTGGTCGAGCATCGCCCCTCGGGCCAGGGTTCCTTTGGGAGTGATCCGATCTTGTGGATCTCGCCAGGGACCGGGCAGCAAATGCAATCGTCGCGGTACTTCGTGGGGCGAGCGGTCAGCAAGTGATTCGAGAACCAGGATCGCCATCAGTTCGCGAACACGTGGATGGCTGCTCAACTGGTCGATGTCGAGTGATTCGCTAGTAGGTAGCAGGGATGAAAGCTGAGCGGTATCGACAACTAGTAGGGCGGCGAGCGAAGACTTTCCGTCACCAACGAGCATGGCATGGCACAGCAGGGGATGCTCGCAAAGTCGCGCTTCGATAGTTGCAGGGAACACGTTTCTGCCACCGCTGGTCAAGAGCATCTCTTTTTTACGGCCAAGAATCGACAGGAAACCGTCGTTGTCGATAGTGCCGAAGTCGCCAGTCAGCAGCCAGCCATTCTGAATAGCTGCGGCAGTCGCGGTCGGATCGTTCCAGTAGCCCTGCATAACATGGTCGCCACGAACCAGGATCTCGCCATCGCTGGCGAGCCGAATCTCGGTGCCAGGCAGTGCTTGGCCGACGGTCTTCGGTTTGTGGGATGTGGTGGTGTTGAGCGAAACCACAGGCGCGGCTTCGGTCAGGCCGTAGCCTTCGAGCAAAGGCACACCGCGCGAGGCGTAGAACTGGGCCAGTTCTTCAGAGAGGGGAGCGCCGCCGCAGGTGCAGGCTCGGATTTCACCCCCCAGCACTTTGGGCAATATTCCCGGCAGTTTGGCGAGATTGTTCTGCTCGAGACCGGCAGCAATTCTTGCAAAAAGTCGAGGAACGCCGGTGATGTAAGTAGGACGAATTTGGGCCAGATCGGCCATCAATTGCGAGGGATCACTAATGATGGCCAGCTCGCCCCCCATCACGGTCCAGCAGAAAAAATCGGCAGTTCGCGCGAGCAAATGACTTAGCGGAAGTGCGACAAAACGGCGACGGGCTGCTGCGGTTCCAAACGAGTTAACCAGAGCTTCGGCGGCAAAGCAGAGATTGCGATGCGAGAGCATCACGCCGCGCGGTTCGCAGCTTGTTCCCGAGGTAAACACAATCGTCGCCAGCGTTGCCGGATCAAGTTCGTCTGCGAGTTTCGAGAGATATTCCAGTGGATCAGCAAGATCGGATCGGCTGAGGATTTCGGCGAGCGGAAGAGCGGCCTCTGTGGGCGCGTCGTCAAAGGTAATGACCTCAGGCACTGGATTCGAATCGCCAGTTGCTGAAAGACTGGCGGCCATCGAAGCCTTGGAGACCAGCGCCAATCGAGGGGCCACTCGTCTTGAGAGCGATTGCAACTGCACGGCAGGTGAAGTGACATGCAGCGGAACACAAACAGCACCGATCGCTTGAATTGCCAGATCGGCGATCATCCACGGGAGCCCGTTTTCGCTCACCAGAAGCACACGGTCCCCCGGCTGGACTGCGCGGGATTTCATCCAGCAAGCCAGTTTGGCGACTTGCTCGGCGAAGTGGGTGTAAGAGATTCGCTGCCAACTTCCGGCTTGTTTGTAATGCACTCCGTCCTCGTTTACAGCCGCGCGAGCCCGATCAACGAGGTGGTGTAAGAGTGTGGGAGCCGCCGAACAATTCATCACATGCAACAGCCAAGAGACGAGGGTGGGAGACGAGCCATTCGGATCGGAGTATGATCGAATGCTCTCGCGGATCGTCCGGTGCGGATCGATTTCGCAGCTCTTCAGACGTTCCCGAATGCCTCCTATTATCGGGATTATTCGCTCGCTGGGCAGGTCCCTACATCGCATGTCGCAGGCAACTTCGAGCTCGACTCCCCCCGAAATCCCCGCCCGCTCGCGCGGACTCACGAAGCTCGATTCCGCCCGCTACAAGCTCGAAGCAAGCCCCCTGTTTCAAGTGGCTTCTCAGGGGAATTTTCGGTCGCTAGTGCCTGCTGATCTGCATGCACCTCAGGAGGTCGATTCCGGCTGGAAAGCCGCCTTCGAGTCGATTGTCGAAACCCTGAGGCAATCGCGCGAAGCAAATTCCCTCTTGGGTCCTGATGGTCGTACTTCCATCGAACTGATTACAAAGCTGGGGACCCTCGGACTTTGGGGATGCTCGGCAGATCGCTCCGAGCTTGCAGAGTCGACCTCTGCCGCGCCAATTCCGCGGCGGGCGTGCCACTGGAGCGAGTTTTTCCCACTCCTCACGCGCCTGGCAACCATCGCCAAGCCAGTGGCCGGGCTCGCGTCGATTCACCACACGATTGGGACGCTCCGAGCGGTCGACAGTTTTGGGACGCCCGATCAGCGTCGCCGCTTTTTGCCTCGGCTCACGTCGGGCGAGACGCTTTCGGCGATGGCGATGACCGAACCGGCTGCAGGTAGCGACCTCTCCGCAATTCGCACCACAGCGGTCCGGCAGGGCGAATTCTTGGTGATTTCAGGAGAAAAGTGCTTCATTACCAGCTTGGCCCATGGCCGAATCGCGACCCTCATCGCGCGCGAGTCCGACCGTTTGATTGCCGCCATCTTGCCAATTCCCGCTCACGATTCTGCTGAGCTTTCGCTTTCGACCTATGCACTTCATCCGCTCAAGCATTCCTATAACCAGGGGCTCTGGCTGCGAGAATTTCGCCTGCCACTCAAGGATGTATTGCCAACCGAAAATCGGAGTGGATTGTCGGTCGCCTACTACGGCCTCAACTATGGTCGCGTGGCGGTGTCATCGCTGGCCGCTGGCTACCTGAGGTCGCTGCTGGCCGACATGTTGCCCTGGTCGAGGCATCGCAAAACGTTCGGGCAAGCGATCGCGCTGCGTCCTTTGGTGAAGCATCGAATGGCGCGAGTTGCCTCGCTTCTAGTTGCTTGCGATGCCTTGGTCCAGTACTGCGGAGGGCTGCACGACTCCGAGTATCGCGTCGAGCTCGAAGCGATTGTGGCCAAGGTCTTTGCGACCGAAGCGGTGAAAGAAGCAGCGATCGATTTGGCACTCAAAACCCATGGTGGCCGAGCACTTCTGGTGGGGCATCCTGTCGGAGATTCGCTGCACGATTACCTGGCTTCGACGATTTACGAAGGGGAGGGGGATCTGCTTTGTCTCTCGCTCGGCCGCTCCCTCGCCGCTGCCATTTTGGTGCCTCGACTGGAGATTCCAAGCCCAGCAAATAGCGAGAAAAATCCCGAAGAAACTGGCGATCGATTGCTCGAAATCTGGCGGCGTGATTTCGTGAAGCTACTGGCAGCAGATCGAACTCCCTGGGAGGGCTCGCAGGTGCAACTGGTGCGTCTCGCTCGACGCTTCATGCAACTGACTGCAGCGCGGCTGACACTTCTCAAAGCTGCAAAATCCGAGTGCGAAATCACTCGTTTGGCCGGCGAACTGTTTGCCGAGACCCTGTTTGCCGCCGAGCTGCGCGAGACCGAATCTCGCGAGCTGATTGCCCGGAGCGAGCAGTTGGCAGACCTGATTGTTGCAACAGGCTGGCATGCACTTCGCGATACACAGCCGGCCGCCATGATGTTCTCGTACGCTAATGCGTAGCGACATCCGCTTTCACCACCGAAAATTGCCTTGACGGTCGAGCGAAAAAGGCAAAGAATACCGCAGAACTTCCAGCGTTCTGCAGTTCGCAATTCGCCGCACTTCAGTTTTCTAACTCCTCAAGGCAAAACGTCGCGTGGCCAGCTTCGCCGTGATCCTGCCAGCAGCCGGTAAAAGCAGTCGGTTCCGCGATCCGTTTTTCAAAAAACCATTTGCTCCGCTCGAAGGGCGAGCTGTCTGGGTGCATACCGCCGAGCGGTTTGTGCACCGCCCCGATGTGGTGCAAACGATCCTGGTGATCTCCCCCGAGGATCGCGAAGAATTCAGCGAGAAGTTTGGTGCCCACGCTGCTCTTCTGGGGGTGGAGCTGGTCGATGGAGGGAACGAGCGTGCCGACAGCGTCCTCCGAGCGATCGAAAAAGTGCGTCCAGAGGCCGACTATATTGCTGTCCACGATGCCGCGCGACCTTGCGTCACCGAGCGCGCGATCGACGAAGTCTTTGCTGCGGCCGTGAAAGTGGGAGCCGCAATCTTGGCCGCTCCCGTCACAGCCACGTTGAAGCGGAGCACTTCGGACCAGCGGATCGACGCCACCGTCTCGCGCGAAATGCTATTCGAAGCACAAACGCCTCAGGTTTTTCGCCGGGCTCTGCTCGAGCAGGCCTATGCTCGCCGCGATCCTCAGCTTCCTTCGACCGACGACGCCCAGCTAGTGGAAAGGCTCGGCCATCCGATTAAGCTTGTTAGCGGCGCTTCGACGAACCTCAAAATCACGACCCAAGATGATCTGAGACTCGCCGCTGCCATTTTGAAGTCGGCCGGCAAAAGTCCCTCATCGGTTGCTCCGCACCCATTTGCAGGAGACTCGCTCTGGCGGTAACTTGCGGCAACACGGAAGAAGTTGAACAATTTGAGCAACTTTGGTAGTGCTGCTGGAGTTTATAGGTAAACTTTCCGAAGTCGTTAAGTGGCAGACAGAATCTGTGAAAGATACTTTTGCTTTACAGGATCAAGTTTGTTCTTAGGAACCACTCCCAAGTGGCAATTGATCGCCGCCACTTCCCCTAGAACATAAGTCGTTTCGATCTCTCCATTTTTCCGTTAACCCAACATACGGTGCTCAGGTGGTTGGCCGAGGCTATCACATCGCTCTTGATCGCGAAAATGCCAAACGAGTATTTGCCCAGAAGGACGACGAAAACCTTCGTCGCTTGCTGGACGAACTTAAATCGTCTCCCGAGGTGAAAAAAAGCGGGCGGCT
This window of the Pirellula staleyi DSM 6068 genome carries:
- a CDS encoding AMP-binding protein; amino-acid sequence: MRCRDLPSERIIPIIGGIRERLKSCEIDPHRTIRESIRSYSDPNGSSPTLVSWLLHVMNCSAAPTLLHHLVDRARAAVNEDGVHYKQAGSWQRISYTHFAEQVAKLACWMKSRAVQPGDRVLLVSENGLPWMIADLAIQAIGAVCVPLHVTSPAVQLQSLSRRVAPRLALVSKASMAASLSATGDSNPVPEVITFDDAPTEAALPLAEILSRSDLADPLEYLSKLADELDPATLATIVFTSGTSCEPRGVMLSHRNLCFAAEALVNSFGTAAARRRFVALPLSHLLARTADFFCWTVMGGELAIISDPSQLMADLAQIRPTYITGVPRLFARIAAGLEQNNLAKLPGILPKVLGGEIRACTCGGAPLSEELAQFYASRGVPLLEGYGLTEAAPVVSLNTTTSHKPKTVGQALPGTEIRLASDGEILVRGDHVMQGYWNDPTATAAAIQNGWLLTGDFGTIDNDGFLSILGRKKEMLLTSGGRNVFPATIEARLCEHPLLCHAMLVGDGKSSLAALLVVDTAQLSSLLPTSESLDIDQLSSHPRVRELMAILVLESLADRSPHEVPRRLHLLPGPWRDPQDRITPKGTLARGAMLDHYAAVIEQMYREPIWPELVSRERSAV
- a CDS encoding class I SAM-dependent methyltransferase: MTSFFPIEAAPRDAEIERLIITAAENLLSDLAPLEAASSQWSDGEIAYAGIERAMSRCLATLEQTGLVGEANRGPSAGLWNIARTWLEVGDLQRHAREKPRGYAGDFEMLAKIFREVHSPHPLGRWFDKFFQAQAAPAAVRNRMHMVSSDIVAAASSGANHLKIVVIGCASALDVLDALQKLTEKDREKLSLVLLDLDPRAIEAAWTPLLELVQPQQLQLAATNLLRLPKRPTDQALIAGANRIYCTGLFDYFDDQQAAAMLATFVAHLAPGGESLVFQFSHSNPTRGYMEWIGNWYLRYRNESDLDRIRELGGISRAQCRLSAEPLGVNLCWHLSH
- a CDS encoding acyl-CoA dehydrogenase family protein; translated protein: MSQATSSSTPPEIPARSRGLTKLDSARYKLEASPLFQVASQGNFRSLVPADLHAPQEVDSGWKAAFESIVETLRQSREANSLLGPDGRTSIELITKLGTLGLWGCSADRSELAESTSAAPIPRRACHWSEFFPLLTRLATIAKPVAGLASIHHTIGTLRAVDSFGTPDQRRRFLPRLTSGETLSAMAMTEPAAGSDLSAIRTTAVRQGEFLVISGEKCFITSLAHGRIATLIARESDRLIAAILPIPAHDSAELSLSTYALHPLKHSYNQGLWLREFRLPLKDVLPTENRSGLSVAYYGLNYGRVAVSSLAAGYLRSLLADMLPWSRHRKTFGQAIALRPLVKHRMARVASLLVACDALVQYCGGLHDSEYRVELEAIVAKVFATEAVKEAAIDLALKTHGGRALLVGHPVGDSLHDYLASTIYEGEGDLLCLSLGRSLAAAILVPRLEIPSPANSEKNPEETGDRLLEIWRRDFVKLLAADRTPWEGSQVQLVRLARRFMQLTAARLTLLKAAKSECEITRLAGELFAETLFAAELRETESRELIARSEQLADLIVATGWHALRDTQPAAMMFSYANA
- the ispD gene encoding 2-C-methyl-D-erythritol 4-phosphate cytidylyltransferase, which translates into the protein MASFAVILPAAGKSSRFRDPFFKKPFAPLEGRAVWVHTAERFVHRPDVVQTILVISPEDREEFSEKFGAHAALLGVELVDGGNERADSVLRAIEKVRPEADYIAVHDAARPCVTERAIDEVFAAAVKVGAAILAAPVTATLKRSTSDQRIDATVSREMLFEAQTPQVFRRALLEQAYARRDPQLPSTDDAQLVERLGHPIKLVSGASTNLKITTQDDLRLAAAILKSAGKSPSSVAPHPFAGDSLWR